The Penicillium digitatum chromosome 6, complete sequence genome contains the following window.
GTTGTAGcagaggaaaaaaagggtcTGTCTACAACCAAGTCACTGACGTCTGACTGTCCGTGATTCTCTTCCTCCAAGTTCTGTTGCTCTATGATCCTGGCGAGCACTATCAGCCCTTAGTGCAACTGCTGCTTCTCGTAGTTCCTCCAGATTTACTCCGAACTATCGCCTAAAACATACTAAAAGCTACTAACACCACCAAAATCAATAGTCAACCCCTCAAAACTTGCACTAAACAGCCCACCGGTCAATCATTGGCTATTGCAGCTCCAATCCACCTCAGCTCCGATCCACCTCATCCTATCAACCAGCGAATCACCCAAATCAGCGCAACAACCAAAAATGCCCCGCAACCCCTCCTGGTCTGGCTTTAGCTGAAGCTATTCCCTTCCATTTCGTTCTTTGAGTTTTGCTATTAAACCCGGAGGTTGGCATTTCCACTTCCCTTTTCTCCTCAAAATTCGTCTTCCCAATCATTCTCCATCTTCCTACTCCAACCATGTCTTACGACAACCAGCAATACGGGGGCGGCGCTAACAGCAGCTACTACAACAACGACGACAACAACAACGGCAACAACTCCTACGgcaacaacaacgacgacAACAACTCCTACGgcaacaacaacgacgatggtTACAAcaaccagaaccagaaccagaaccagaaccagaaccagaaccaggGCCAGGGCAACTACGGCGGAAACAACGGAGGCAACAACTCcaaccagaaccagaaccaaGGCCAGGACAACTACGGCGGAAACAACGGAGGCAACAACAACTCCAACCAAAACTCTTCCAACAACGACTTCAGCAGCGCTGCCACCCACGCACAGGAAAACCACGGTAGCGATGACAAGTCTCTGTTCAACACTGCGGTGAACTTCCTCCAGAACAGCCAGGGCTCCAGCAACGATGTCGACGAGCAGCAGGCAGCGAATGCCCACCAGGCCATGTACGGTTCCGGCGACCCGTCGAACCAGCAACATGATTCTACCTCTATTGGTGCGGGCGCGGCGATGCAGGCTTTGAAGATGTTTACTGGTAGCAACGGTGGAGGCAGTGATGGTGGTATGGACAAGAAC
Protein-coding sequences here:
- a CDS encoding di-, tri-valent inorganic cation transporter, whose amino-acid sequence is MSYDNQQYGGGANSSYYNNDDNNNGNNSYGNNNDDNNSYGNNNDDGYNNQNQNQNQNQNQNQGQGNYGGNNGGNNSNQNQNQGQDNYGGNNGGNNNSNQNSSNNDFSSAATHAQENHGSDDKSLFNTAVNFLQNSQGSSNDVDEQQAANAHQAMYGSGDPSNQQHDSTSIGAGAAMQALKMFTGSNGGGSDGGMDKNKLIGLAMSQAGKFFDSQTGSGGNVSGDKQSAINSAAQMALNMYTKSQGGGSGGGAAGLMDLANKFF